In one window of Neofelis nebulosa isolate mNeoNeb1 chromosome 15, mNeoNeb1.pri, whole genome shotgun sequence DNA:
- the LOC131495572 gene encoding collagen alpha-1(I) chain-like → MPGQRSRPTFCAPPGPSWPGPPGAGSGGRRAGRWALGTWPEAAGVRVRGRPARSVLRVLPAGRVDCVGPAGGWTCRGRGLGAQAEPPHASTPGHRWLSCRGPRRRDDDDDDDGGRGGVRTRSPATPPRAAQASPCHLGPSEPFGLAGPLEALGIASPLRPPAHALAWLLRFHSPRREWPGRPLSPAGTTSVRRGPSPPSLLRPPPPPPVVLLAGQADEPSRPPSRGARGGGAGRGGQHHDLAGCVFPRRRRADPMGTVVSGPDGSAQSDRRAREVEEGRGIRARPGPPRALEVTQRGGDVGAAGEETPAARQGRRHSLPVSPEAARSRTQPGQRPNPKQPEPSVPPSRLGLVSQAHRREGSTPPAGQQTAGLYGSREAGRQAGSALDRSAILTAGVGASPLAWLGRGANAGVLGRRGAWLAAVWVRKGRDTRGGPGGAPPAASPPPPPPARLPSLSHPHPQLPAAPLAVWGLFSRRDARLADEREAALVGTLCVARGRTLGRHRAAGASCGPRGSHSELLGDVPPSRAAAQPPIRPAGRGGRGRRRAGGVAGLPSRPPRARERPDGQSALQRRAAVGVGRRAPGAGRAGGRAGVPGDRPAQRSGRGEAGAPGGRSPWWPEPRGGRAELRPAGTSGQGLRRAAAAARGRQGEKAPERTLGRPRRAGPGRAALVARRALAVGDGVPAAGRWALGTWPEAAGVRVRGRPARSVLRVLPAGRVDCVGPAGGWTCRGRGLGAQAEPPHAGTPGHRWLACRWPRRRHDDDDDDDDSGRGGVHTRPPATPPRAAQASPCHLGPSEPFGLAGPLEALASPLPFAPPRTRSPPPSLPQPETRVAGATSVPRRDHQCAQRPRPPECARTPTAPAGGAPSWPG, encoded by the exons ATGCCCGGCCAACGCAGCCGGCCGACCTTTTGCGCCCCTCCGGGGCCCTCCTGGCCAGGCCCGCCGGGCGCTGGCAGTGGGGGACGGCGTGCCGGCCGCTGGGCGCTGGGCACGTGGCCCGAGGCGGCCGGCGTGCGGGTGCGAGGGCGACCGGCGCGCAGCGTTTTGCGGGTGCTGCCAGCGGGCCGGGTGGACTGCGTGGGGCCCGCGGGTGGCTGGACGTGCAGAGGCAGGGGCCTCGGGGCCCAAGCGGAGCCGC CCCACGCCAGCACGCCAGGCCATAGGTGGCTATCTTGTCGTGGGCCCCGCCGCcgcgacgacgacgacgacgacgacggcGGCCGCGGCGGTGTGCGCACAAGGTCACCTGCCACGCCCCCACGGGCAGCCCAAGCCTCGCCCTGCCACCTCGGCCCGTCCGAGCCTTTTGGCCTGGCTGGCCCTCTGGAGGCCCTCGGCATCGCCTCTCCCCTTCGCCCCCCCGCGCACGCGCTCGCCTGGCTCCTTCGCTTCCACAGCCCGAGACGCGAGTGGCCGGGGCGACCTCTTTCCCCCGCCGGGACCACCAGTGTGCGCAGAGGCCCCAGCCCCCCGAGTCTGCTCcgacccccaccgcccccgccggTGGTGCTCCTAGCTGGCCAGGCTGACGAGCCATCCCGTCCTCCCTCCCGAGGTGCCCGCGGTGGCGGTGCTGGGCGCGGGGGGCAG CACCACGACCTGGCTGGCTGCGTCTTTCCCCGGCGCCGGAGAGCAGACCCCATGGGCACGGTGGTCTCGGGCCCCGATGGGAGCGCACAGTCCGACCGCCGGGcccgggaggtggaggagggaagaggcatCCGGGCCCGGCCCGGTCCCCCCCGGGCACTGGAGGTGACACAGCGGGGAGGTGACGTGGGAGCCGCGGGGGAAGAAACCCCAGCAGCCAGGCAG GGCCGCCGCCACAGCCTGCCCGTGTCGCCAGAGGCAGCCAGGAGCCGGACCCAGCCTGGCCAGCGCCCGAACCCCAAACAGCCGGAGCCATCTGTG ccACCTTCCCGGCTTGGACTCGTGAGCCAGGCCCACAGAAGGGAGGGGTCCACGCCGCCGGCTGGCCAGCAGACGGCCGGGCTGTATGGCTcccgggaggcaggcaggcaggcaggcag CGCCTTAGACCGCTCGGCCATCCTGACGGCGGGTGTGGGCGCGTCGCCGCTGGCCTGGCTGGGACGCGGCGCTAACGCTGGTGTCCTTGGCCGTCGTGGCGCCTGGCTGGCGGCTGTGTGGGTGCGCAAGGGGCGAGACACGCGCGGCGGCCCCGGAGGAGCACCGCCAGCcgcctcgccgccgccgccgccgccagcgcGGCTCCCGTCGCTgtcgcacccccacccccagctccctgcag CCCCGCTTGCCGTCTGGGGCCTTTTCTCCCGGCGCGATGCCCGCCTGGCAGACGAGAGAGAGGCAGCGCTCGTTGGGA CCCTTTGCGTGGCTCGAGGCCGGACGCTGGGTCGCCACCGCGCAGCCGGGGCCTCGTGCGGTCCCCGCGGCAGCCACAGCGAGCTCCTTGGCGACGTGCCGCCCAGCCGCGCAGCCGCGCAGCCGCCCATCCGCC CTGCGGGCCGCGGAGGACGCGGAAGACGCCGGGCCGGGGGCGTGGCGGGGCTCCCCAGCCGACCTCCGAGGGCCCGAGAGCGGCCAGATGGCCAGAGCGCCCTCCAGAGGCGGGCGGCGGTGGGCGTCGGGCGCCGGGCGCCGGGCGCAGGGCGGGCAGGTGGGCGGGCGGGCGTGCCCGGCGACCGGCCGGCGCAGCGGAGTGGGAGGGGCGAGGCTGGGGCTCCGGGTGGCCGGAGCCCGTGGTGGCCGGAGCCCCGTGGTGGCCGGGCAGAGCTGCGGCCGGCCGGGACGTCGGGGCAGGGTTTgcgccgggcggcggcggcggcgagaggGCGCCAAGGCGAGAAGGCGCCGGAGCGCACCCTGGGCCGGCCGCGTCGGGCCGGCCCGGGCCGTGCAgcgttggtg GCCCGCCGGGCGCTGGCAGTGGGGGACGGCGTGCCGGCCGCTGGGCGCTGGGCGCTGGGCACGTGGCCCGAGGCGGCCGGCGTGCGGGTGCGAGGGCGTCCGGCGCGCAGCGTTTTGCGGGTGCTGCCAGCGGGCCGGGTGGACTGCGTGGGGCCCGCGGGCGGCTGGACGTGCAGAGGCAGGGGCCTCGGGGCCCAAGCGGAGCCGC CCCACGCCGGCACGCCAGGCCACAGGTGGCTAGCTTGTCGTTGGCCCCGCCGCCGccacgacgacgacgacgacgacgacgataGCGGCCGCGGCGGTGTGCACACAAGGCCACCTGCCACGCCCCCACGGGCAGCCCAAGCCTCGCCCTGCCACCTCGGCCCGTCCGAGCCTTTTGGCCTGGCTGGCCCTCTGGAGGCCCTGGCATCGCCTCTCCCCTTCGCCCCCCCGCGCACGCGCTCGCCTCCTCCTTCGCTTCCACAGCCCGAGACGCGAGTGGCCGGGGCGACCTCTGTCCCCCGCCGGGACCACCAGTGTGCGCAGAGGCCCCGGCCCCCCGAGTGTGCTCggacccccaccgcccccgccggTGGCGCTCCTAGCTGGCCAGGCTGA